GACAGCAAGCGGTAGTGCAGCTCCGGCGGTGCCAGTCGACCCAATTTCATACGTTAATTTAGCGCAGCCGTTTGTGTTCAATGCGGCGGGCAATCAACGCGATCGTATGGTCCAGATTAAAGTACAGCTGATGGTGAGAGGTCTTGATAATGAAAGCCAAGCTCGCTATCACTCGCCGTTGATTGAAAGTACTCTGCTGTCGACGTTTGCTTCAGCAACGGTAGAGCAGCTTCGTAGTACCAATGGTCGCGTAGAGTTACGTGATCAAGCCACTCAAGATGTGCAAGCGAGCCTAAGCCAAGTGGTAGGTAAGCCTGTGATTGAGCGTGTGCTGTTTACCGATTTTGTAATCCAGTAGGTGCATTGTGACTGATTTATTAAGCCAAGACGAGATTGATGCGCTACTGCATGGGGTCGATGACGTCGATGAGGTAGAGGACGAGCTGGATCAAGATCCCGCAGATGTGGTCCATTTTGACTTCTCGTCACAAGACCGCATCGTCCGTGGTCGTATGCCAACGCTCGAACTTATCAACGAGCGCTTTGCCCGCCACATGCGTATCAGCCTGTTCAACATGCTGAGAAAAACCGCCGAAGTATCGATCAACGGCGTTCAGATGATGAAATTTGGTGAATACCAAAACACCTTGTACGTGCCAACAAGTCTCAACATGGTGAGGTTTCGTCCATTGAAAGGGACGGCGCTTATCACTATGGAAGCGCGCTTGGTGTTTATCTTAGTGGAGAACTTCTTCGGTGGTGACGGACGTTTTCATGCCAAGATTGAAGGCCGCGAGTTTACACCAACAGAGCGACGTATCATTCAGCTACTAATGAAGACGGTGTTTGAAGACTACAAAGAAGCCTGGTCTCCAGTGATGGGGGTTGAGTTTGAGTACCTAGATTCAGAAGTTAACCCAAGTATGGCAAACATTGTTAGCCCAACCGAAGTGATCGTAGTGAGCTCATTCCATATCGAAGTGGATGGCGGTGGTGGTGACTTCCACGTTGTGATGCCGTACTCCATGGTTGAACCTATTCGTGAGCTTCTTGATGCGGGTGTTCAATCTGACAAGATGGAAACGGACGTTCGTTGGAGTAGTGCGCTTCGTGAAGAGATCATGGACGTGCCGGTTAACTTTCGCGTCAACTTGCTTGAAAAAGACGTGTCACTGCGTGATTTGATGGAGCTGCAAGCGGGCGACATCATTCCTATCGAGATGCCAGAAAATGCCACTATGTTCGTTGAAGACCTTCCGACCTTCCGAGTGAAGATGGGACGTTCAGGCGAGAAGATGGCAGTACAAGTATCAGAAAAAATTAGACGTCCAGATGTAGTTAAAACCGACCTGGCCTTCTTAGGGAAGGACATTATGGCGGAGCTAGAGCATGTGGAAGAAGTCGACGAAGAATAACAGAAGTAGAGATAAGCAATGACTATCAGTGATGACCAAAAACTAGCGGACGAATGGGCAGCAGCACTGGGTGAAGACCCAATGGCTCCAGAGATTGATGTCGACGAAGTGCTTGCGGCACCTCTCGATGAGCTAGAAGATTCGCCAGCACCAATCACCGACGATGAGCGACGTAAACTGGATACCATCATGGATATTCCAGTGACCATTTCTATGGAAGTAGGTCGCTCGCAGATTAGTATTCGTAACCTGCTACAGCTTAACCAAGGCTCTGTTGTTGAGCTTGATCGTATCGCAGGTGAATCTCTTGATGTGATGGTCAACGGTACCTTGATTGCGCACGGCGAAGTGGTTGTGGTCAACGATAAGTTTGGTATTCGTCTCACCGACGTGATTAGCCAGACTGAACGTATTAAAAAACTTCGTTAATAGAATACAAGCATGAAACTGAATCGATGTTTGCCGCTCGTCATGGCGGCTGCTCTCTACACAATTCCAAGCGTGGTCAACGCTGCGGCAGAAGTTACGCCGCAGGGCGGGTCTCCTTTCGATCTCGCTGCGACATTGGGTTCATTGGTACTGGTGATTGTCATTATTCTGGGCTTAGCCTGGGTATTGAAACGCATGAAGGTGCCATCTTTGGTTAACCAGCAAGGGCTTAAGATTGTTCGCCAAATTCCAGTGGGCACCAAAGAGCGTATTGCGATTGTTCAAGCCGGTGAAGAGCAGTTTTTAGTCGGCATTACAGCGCAGTCGATTCAACTGATTTCGAAACTAGAACAGCCTCTTGACGAAAGTGAGGTTTCGCAGCCAGCGTTTGCAAGCCAACTATCTAAAATCATGAAGAAGCAACAAAATGACTAACTGGATTCGACTGTTACTGGTCTGCCTATTCATGGTGATTGCGCCGCTGAGCAGCGCTGCAGAAGAAGAACTATCAAGTTCAGTTCCAACCAATGCTGCGCCAAGTAGTAGCGTTACCGTGTCTGAAATGCGCAATGACCAGGGTGCTGCTGGCGTCAGTACATCAAGCGCTTTCGGCACTGGTCCGGGCATTCCTGCGTTTACCATGACAACCAACCCTGATGGTAGTGAAGACTATTCAGTCAACCTGCAGATTCTCGCGTTAATGACTATGCTGGGCTTTTTGCCCGCAATGGTTATTTTGATGACGTCGTTCACTCGTATCGTGGTGGTGATGTCGATTTTGCGTCAGGCAATGGGCCTGCAGCAGACACCTTCTAATCAGGTGATCATTGGTATTGCTATCTTCTTGACCTTTTTCATCATGTCTCCAGTTCTTAATCAGGTGAATGAGCAAGCGATTCAGCCCTATCTGAACGAGCAGATCAGTGCGAAGCAGGCGTTCGATCAAGCTCAAGGGCCTATGAAAGACTTCATGCTGAAGCAAACTCGCGTCAAAGATCTCGAAACCTTTGTCGAGATGTCGGGTTCGACGGCTCAGAACCCTGAAGATGTATCGATGGCGGTGTTGATCCCTGCGTTTATCACGTCAGAGTTGAAAACCGCATTCCAGATCGGCTTTATGCTGTTCTTGCCTTTTTTGATTATCGACTTGGTCGTCGCGTCGATATTGATGGCGATGGGTATGATGATGCTTTCTCCGATGATCGTATCACTACCGTTTAAACTCATGCTGTTCGTGTTAGTTGATGGATGGAACTTGATTTTGTCCACGCTGGCCGGCAGTTTCGCCTTGTAGCTGGAGAAGCGTTATGACTCCAGAGATGTTCGTCGAGCTGTTTAGGGACGCGTTATGGATGGTACTGCTTTTGGTTTGTGCCATCGTAGTGCCAAGTCTTCTTGTTGGCTTAATCGTTGCAGTTTTCCAAGCGGCAACGTCGATCAACGAACAGACATTGAGCTTCTTACCTAGGCTTATTGTGACTATTTTGGCATTGATGGCTTTTGCCCATTGGGGAACTCAGATGATGATGGAATTCTTCTATGAGATCATCGAAAGGCTTCCTCAGGTGCTCTGGTAACGAGCATGGAATATCCAGCGAGTGATGTACTCGATTGGCTAGCCAACTTCTTTTGGCCATACGTGCGTATCTCCGCCATGCTCATGGTGATGTCAGTCACTGGGGCTAACTTTGTTTCACCAAGAATTCGTTTGTTCTTGGGGCTCGCGCTCACCCTTGCAGTATCACCATCTATCCCTGCTATCCCACAAACTATCGAGCTTCTCTCTTTCGAAGGCTTTCTGACGGTTGCTGAGCAAATCTTGATTGGCACGGCGATGGGTATGGTGACCGTTTTCATGGTTCAGACTTTTGTTATGCTCGGTCAGATCTTGGGTATGCAGTCGAGTTTGGGTTTTGCGTCCATGGTAGACCCTGCCAATGGACAAAATACACCGGTACTCGGCCAGTTATTTTTGTTTCTTACGACCATGTTCTTTTTGGCGACGGATGGTCACTTAAAAATGATTCAGCTAGTGGTGATGAGCTTCAAAACCTTGCCCGTTGGCACTGGGCATCTGTCTGCGACGGACTTTCGAGAGATGGCAGGCTGGCTAGGAATCATGTTTCAAACCGCGCTTAGTATGGCATTGGCCGGAATCATTGCGCTGCTAACGGTTAACCTATCGTTTGGTGTGATGACGCGTGCTGCACCTCAACTTAACATCTTCTCACTCGGCTTCGCGTTTGCACTGCTGATTGGTTTGATGATCTGTTGGTACATCATTGCGGGTTTATACAGTCATTACCAGTTGTACTGGTTAGAAGTGGAAGGTCAGGTGTGTCGCTTGATCGACCTAGTGTGTTAAGGGAGGTCTGACGATGGCAGAATCAGACGGCCAAGAGCGTACCGAAGACGCCACCCCCCAGCGGCTTAAACAAGCTCGCGAAAAGGGGCAGGTGGCGCGCTCTAAAGAACTGGCTTCAGTATCGGTACTGATTGTCGGGGCATTATCACTCATGATGTTTGGTGAGGGGCTTGCTCGTGCGCTGTTTGGCTCCATGTCTCGCTTGTTTACCCTGACGCGGGAAGAAATCTATGACCCCACCAAGTTGTTTGACGTCGTGCTAGGAGCACTGTCGAGCTTGCTGCTGCCACTCGCTATTATTTTGTTTGTGCTATTCGTGGCCGCTCTTATCGGTGCCGCTGGTGTTGGTGGTATCAGTTTTTCTGCTGAAGCGGCGATGCCAAAGATGTCTAAGATGAATCCGCTCAGTGGCTTAAAGCGTATGCTCGGCATGCAAAGCTGGGTTGAGCTGATTAAGTCGATACTTAAGGTTGCGTTAGTAGCAGGCATGGCTTTTTATTTGGTAAATGCCTCACGAGCGGATTTGTTTCAATTGAGTATGGAGGTGTTCCCACAGAATATCTTCCATGCACTCGATATCTTGTTGAACTTCATACTGCTTATCAGCACCACTCTACTCATTGTAGTGGCCATCGATATTCCATTTCAGATCTGGCAGCACGCCAACCAGCTAAAAATGACCAAGCAAGAGGTCAAAGACGAGTTTAAAGACACCGAGGGTAAGCCCGAGGTGAAAGGCCGCATTCGTATGTTGCAGCGCGAGGCAGCACAGCGCCGAATGATGGCAGAGGTACCGCAAGCTGACGTTATTATTACCAACCCAGAGCATTTCTCCGTAGCACTGAGATATAAACAAGGACAGGACAAAGCACCGGTCGTGGTTGCTAAAGGTGTCGACCATATGGCGCTGAAAATCCGAGAAGTAGCGCGTGAACACAACATCTATGTCATTCCTTCGCCGCCGCTTGCTCGTTCGCTATACCATACGACTGAGCTTGAACAAGAGATCCCAGACGGTCTGTTTGCTGCCGTGGCACAGATTCTGGCGTATGTGTTCCAGCTCAAGCAATACCGTAAAAAGGGTGGTCAAAGACCAACGCTGCAAAACGAGCAGATCACTATCCCGAAAGATATGCGTTACTAGTGGTGTCAAAAAATTGGCATGTTTTGATGGCGTAAATCTTGCAGTATGTGTCTATTAGAGAAATAACCCGCGTCTCGAAGGATTGACCGAGACCAGCAGTGATGTAGTAGTAATGAAATTGACGTTACCTTTTGCCGATAAGTTGCCGACAATTCCTCGTCGTGCCTTGCCTGCTATCGGCGCACCAGTCATGGTCCTTGCCGCGCTTGCGATGATCGTCTTGCCGATCCCAGCGATTCTACTTGACCTATTCTTTACCTTTAACATCGCGTTAGCGATGGTGGTACTGCTGGTGTCTGTCTACACACGTCGTCCACTCGACTTTGCTGCATTCCCGACGGTACTCCTTATCGCAACACTATTGCGCCTTGCGCTAAACGTCGCTTCTACTCGTGTGGTTTTACTTTATGGTCACGAAGGGGGAAGCGCAGCAGGTAACGTGATTGAAGCGTTTGGTAACGTCGTGATTGGCGGCAACTATGCGGTCGGTCTGGTGGTGTTTATGATCTTGATGATCATTAACTTCATGGTCGTAACCAAAGGTGCAGGACGTATTTCTGAAGTTAGTGCTCGCTTTACGCTAGACGCATTGCCAGGTAAGCAGATGGCGATTGATGCCGACTTGAACGCCGGTTTGATTGACCAAGACCAAGCAAGGTTGCGCCGTTTTGAAGTGACGAAAGAAGCGGACTTCTACGGTTCAATGGATGGTGCTTCAAAATTCGTAAAGGGCGATGCCATTGCCGGTATTCTAATCCTGTTCCTCAACATTGTGGGCGGATTAAGCATTGGTATGATGCAATACGGATTGGGCTTTTCTGAAGCACTACAAATCTACACGCTCCTGACTATTGGTGATGGTCTGGTTGCTCAAATACCATCGCTACTGCTTTCTATCGCGGCAGCGATTATGGTAACCCGTCAAAATACTGACGAGGATATGGGGCAGCAGGTGGTATTTCAGCTCTTTGACAACCCTAAAGCGCTCACCATTACTGCAGGTATCCTATTTGTCATGGGTATTGTCCCTGGCATGCCACACTTCGCCTTCTTATTACTGGCTGCGCTTGCAGGAGGCGGTGCTTACTGGATGCACCGCAAGCAGAAAGTCAAAGAAGAAACCAAGAACCTACCGGCTGAAGCTGGCGGCAACAGCAACGACCCAGCTGCACCACCGAAAGAGCTATCTTGGGATGACGTACACCCGGTTGACGTCATTGGCTTAGAGGTTGGCTATCGATTGATCCCGCTGGTCGACAAAGACCAAGGTGGCGAACTGCTTGAGCGCGTTAAAGGCGTACGTAAGAAACTGTCTCAGGACTTTGGTTTCCTTATCCCAGCCGTCCATATTCGCGATAACCTTGAGCTTACGCCTAACTCCTACCGCATTACCTTGATGGGAGTGGCCGTAGGCGAGGCTGAGATTCGTCCGGATCAAGAGCTAGCGATTAACCCTGGCCAAGTCTACGGTTTGATTGACGGGGAGCAAACCATTGACCCTGCATTCGGACTCGAGGCGGTATGGATTCAAGAAGCGCAGCGTGAGCACGCACAAGCGCTCGGGTATACCGTCGTAGACTCTTCGACTGTACTCGCTACGCATCTAAGCCAATTGCTGACCAACAACGCTGCACAGCTACTAGGACACGAAGAAGTCCAGAACCTTCTGGAAATGTTGGGACGCAGCGCTCCGAAGCTGGTGGAAGATTTTGTCCCAGAGCAGTTGCCATTGGGTACGGTTGTGAAAGTGCTGCAGAACCTGCTGCATGAGGCAATTCCAATCCGTGATGTGCGTACTATCGTCCAAACTTTGGCGGAATACTCTGGTAAGAGTCAAGAACCTGACGTATTGACGGCAGCGGTTCGAATCGCCCTGAAACGCTTGATTGTTCAGGAAATCAACGGCATAGAACCAGAACTGCCGGTGATTACTTTGATACCTGAACTGGAACAAATATTGCATCAAACAATGCAAGCATCTGGCGGGGAATCCGCTGGCATTGAACCTGGATTAGCCGAACGACTTCAAGCTTCGCTGACTCAAGCGACTCAAGAGCAAGAGCTAAAAGGAGAGGCAGCTGTGCTGCTGACATCAGGGGTGTTGCGTTCGACACTGGCTAAGTTTGTGAAAAACACCATTCCGAACTTGCGAGTCTTGTCTTACCAAGAAATCCCTGATGAGAAACAGATTAGAATCGTACAGGCGGTAGGCAACTAACCATTAAGGTTGTCATAATAACGTTTGTACATTGAATGGATGTAACACTTGAAAATTAAACGATTTTTCGCCAGAGACATGAGGCAAGCTCTGCTCCAAGTTAAAGAAGAACTTGGCGCAGATGCGGTGATTATGTCGAACAAAAAAGTGGCGGGCGGCGTAGAAATCGTTGCTGCTATTGATGGTGATACTGCGCAGCCAGAACATCGTCAAATGGGCAGTAATGCACTGGCTGCGCCAAGTCGCACAGCTACGTCGGGTTATGGACGTGATCTCAAAGAAGACGTGGTAAACCTGCAGCAAAAAAGCGCAGCCTCTACCCCTTCGATGACCGATCGTTTTGCCAATATGCTAAAAAGCTACCGTGGCAACGAACCCGCGGAGCAAGTTAAGCCTAAAGCAACCCCACCGGATTCACTTTCCGCGCTTTTGGAGCGTCAGTCCGAACGTGCTAAAGCGGTGAGCGATGGTTATCAAAACAGTGACCGCCTGCAATACTCTCAGCAGAACAGAACCGAGCAGCCTTTTCGTGACCGCCAAGACAATGGACGTCCATCTTACCGTTCAGACGAGTCGTACGTGGATAATGCGAGAGAAGTGCGTCGTCCCTCGGGGCAGCGCGATGGTAAGTTTGGTGAAGAGTTAGAAGCGATGAAAGAGGATATGTCCTCAATTCGTCGCTTGTTGGAGCATCAAGTCTCGGGGCTTATGTGGCAAGAAGTAGAGCGTCGTGAGCCACTGCGTGCCATGTTGATTAAGCGCCTCGAACGAATGGGTATTTCACCAGAGCTTTCAGACCAGCTGGCCTGCTATATTCCAGAGGACACACCGCCACAAAAGGCGTGGAAAGCACTGCTATCTCTGGTCTCTGACCAAATCGTTATTAGTAAGCAAGACATTTTGCGTCAAGGGGGCATTGTCGCTCTACTTGGCCCGACTGGTGTGGGCAAAACCACGACAGTCGCTAAATTAGCGGCTCGTGCGGCAATGGAGTATGGCTCTGATAACGTCGCACTGGTCACTACTGACACCTATCGTATAGGTGCTCACGAGCAACTTTCGATTTATGGCCGAATTATGGGCTGCCCTGTGAGAGTGGCTAAAGATTCTGAAGAACTTGCCGATGTACTATATCAGTTGAGAAATCGACGTTTGGTTTTGATCGATACAGCCGGCATGGGACAACGTGATGTCCGTCTTTCAGAGCAACTTGATACTCTCATGCAGGAAAGCGGCGAAATTATCCATAGTTATCTTGTTCTCCCAGCTACGGCTCAGAGGCAAGTATTACAAGAGACCTTGGATCATTTCAGAAGAATCCCGCTTTCAGGTTGCATAATGACCAAGTTGGATGAGTCGCTCAGCCTAGGTGAGTTTATTAGCGTCGTTGTACAAAATGCACTGCCGGTTACCTACATCGCAAATGGTCAGCGTGTACCGGAAGACATAGTGATCGCGCAGCCAAAATATATGGTCGCGAAAGCCAACGAATTATTAGAGAAGTCGACAGAGAATGAACCTCACTTCTGGAACAGTGATATGGAGGGGGTTTAGATGCAAGCGAAAATGACGAATAACATGATACATGATCAGGCCAGTGGCCTTAGACGTTTGACTAAACCTACTTTGACTAAAGTCATTTCTGTCACTGGTGGTAAAGGCGGTGTTGGTAAATCCAATGTCACGCTTGGTCTCGCAATTTGTATGGCTCGCCAAGGTAAAAAAGTCATGGTACTTGATGCTGACCTTGGTCTTGCTAACGTTGACGTTATGCTCGGTATTCGACCGAAGAAAAACCTAGGCCATGTCCTAGCTGGAGAGTGTGAGCTTAAAGACGCCATTGTGGAAGGTCCTCATGGTATTAAGATCATCCCGGCAACCTCTGGTACTCAAAGCATGACCGAACTGAGTCATGCCCAGCACATGGGACTCATTCGCGCCTTTGGCAGCCTTGAAGAAGAGATGGACGTTCTGTTGGTTGATACCGCAGCGGGCATTTCTGATATGGTGGTGAGCTTTTCTCGTGCCGCGCAAGATGTTGTTGTTGTGGTGTGTGATGAACCGACGTCGATTACTGATGCCTATGCATTGATTAAACTCTTGAGCCGTGAGCACCAAGTTCAACGGTTTAAAGTCGTTGCAAACATGGTCCGCAGCTATCGCGAAGGTCGAGAATTGTTTACAAAATTGACATTAGTCACAGAACGATTCTTGAATGTGAGTCTTGAGTTAGTCGCTTGCATTCCATTAGATGATAAAGTGCGACAAGCAGTGAAAAGACAGAAGATCGTGGTTGATGCATTCCCGCGCTCTCCAGCGGCGCTGGCACTAAGTTCATTGGCGAATAAAGCCCTGATGTGGCCGATTCCAAAAGTGCCGAGTGGTCACTTGGAATTCTTCGTCGAGAGACTTCTCAACAGAACAGAAGCACTAGAGGAACCGTTTGGTGAATAAAGCTTTGACCTATGACCAGCATGCCAATTTGAGTGGTCAGCAAGCTTTCTTGGAGAAATACTCAGTATTGGTGAAACGTATCGCTCACCATTTAATTGGGCGTTTGCCACCAAACGTGTTGGTTGAAGACCTAATTCAAGCTGGAATGATCGGCTTGATAGAGGCTCAAAAAAATTATGACGGTAGCAAAGGTGCAAGCTTTGAGACCTATGCCGGCATTCGCATCCGAGGTGCAATGCTGGATGATATTCGTCGCGGCGACTGGGTACCTCGTTCGGTACACAAACACAGTCGTGATATTTCGCAGGCTATTTCGGCGTTAGAAGTAGAACTCAATCGAGACCCTACTGATGTAGAAGTAGCCAACCATTTGGGAATGGGGTTAGCTCAATACCACAAAGCACTTGCAGACATTAACTGCTCTAGACTGGTTGGTATTGAAGACCTTGGCGTTTCTGAAGACTCTGTATCTGTAGCAGATGAAGAGGACAATTCGCCATTTCAGGGTGTCGCAGATGATGCGTTCCGCGAAGCGTTAATAGAATCAATAAAATCGCTCCCAGAGCGTGAAGCATTAACGTTATCCCTGTATTATGACGAAGAGTTAAATTTGAAGGAGATAGGTGAAGTTTTGGGCGTCAGCGAATCGCGCGTTAGCCAAATTCTGAGTCAATCTATGCAGCGTCTTCGAACCAAGCTTAGCGCTTGGACAGATAATAATTAATAAACACTGATCTTGCTTTCAGTGGAGGCAATTTTGAATAAAAACATGAAAATCTTGATTGTTGACGATTTTTCAACAATGCGACGTATCGTCAAAAACCTATTGCGCGACTTGGGCTTTAGCAACACGCTGGAAGCCGATGATGGTTTGACGGCATTACCTATGCTCAAGAAAGGCGATTTTGACTTTGTAGTAACTGACTGGAACATGCCAGGTATGCAAGGTATCGACCTTCTGCGCCATATTCGTGCGGATGAAGAGCTCAAGCACCTTCCAGTGCTGATGATCACTGCTGAAGCAAAGCGTGAGCAGATCATCGAAGCAGCGCAAGCTGGTGTAAACGGTTATATCGTTAAGCCATTTACCGCTGCAACATTAAAAGAAAAACTAGATAAAATTTTTGAGCGTTTATAAGACGCCATAAATAGCAGACGGCTATATCAGAATGATTTCATTGGAACAAGCTAAGCAGCTTGTTGACTTGTTGGAACAAGACAAGCAGCAGGAAGCAAATGAGCTAGTCATGATGATCCAAGGTGGCAGCGAGAGTAAAGTGCTGCAAGAGGTCGGTGCGTTAACACGAGACCTCCATGATGCTTTAACGGAATTTAGCTACGACACGCGTCTTAACGAGATTGCGAACGACGAAATCCCAGAAGCACGTGACCGCCTTGAGTATGTCATCAATAAAACCGAAGTATCAGCGAATACCACTATGGATGCGGTAGAACGCTGTTTGCCTATGGCAGACAGCCTGCATGAGTGCCTTACTCAAGTGCGCCCACAGTGGAATGAGTTGATGCATGGCAGGCTCGAGCTACAGCAATTTAAAGACCTGTGTCATCGCATTGATGACTTGCTAAGTCAGGTGGAAGGCGACAGTACCGAACTGCGCACTCAGCTCACCAATATCCTTATGGCACAGGACTTTCAAGACCTTACTGGACAAATCATTCGTCGCGTTATCACCTTGGTAAGCGAAGTGGAAACGAGACTTGTGGAAATCTTGAAAGTGTTCAGTGACGAACAACAACCAACAACTACAAAACCAAAGCAAACGATCTCTGGCGTTGAAGGACCAATCATCAATCCTCATGAGCGTGATGATGCCGTTGCTTCGCAAGATGAAGTGGATGACTTACTCTCCAGTCTTGGGTTTTAGGGGTGACTATGAGCTACGAATTAGATGAAGAGATCCTTCAGGACTTCCTTGTGGAAGCGGGTGAAATTCTAGAGCTGCTTTCAGAGCAACTTGTTGAGCTTGAGAACAATCCGGAAGACAAAGATCTCTTAAATGCAATATTTAGAGGTTTTCACACGGTCAAAGGTGGCGCAGGTTTCCTTGCGTTAACTGAACTTGTAGACACTTGTCATGGTGCAGAAAACGTCTTTGACATTCTGCGTAATGGCCAGCGCTCAGTCAATGCGAGCTTGATGGACACCATGCTTAAAGCATTGGACACGGTTAACCACCAGTTCCAATCCGTTCAAAACATGGAATCCATAGAACCGGCTGACCCTGCGTTGTTGGATGAACTGCATCGCCTTAGCAGTCCTGAGTCAGCAGATGAGTCTGCACCAGTAGCCGCTGCCCCAACACCACCTCCAGTTGTAGATATTCCAGAGCCAGTAGTTGAAGCACCAGCGCCGGTATTAGAAACACCTGCGACAACGTCAGAAGTGTCCTCCGGTGGTTCTATCGACGATATTACCCAAGATGAGTTTGAGCGTCTGTTAGATGAGTTGCACGGTAAGGGCGGTAGTCCAACGAAAGCCAGTTCAGCTCCAAAAATGACAGTCGTAGAGGCACCTGCGACCACAGCAAGCGATTTGGCTTCATCTGATATCACTGATGACGAATTCGAAAAACTGCTTGATGAGCTTCATGGCGTGGGTAAAGGACCGTCTGCGGGCGATGCTCAACCAGCACCTGCGGTTCCAGCCGAGCCTGTGAAACCAGCAGCAAGCGCAACACCTTCTGTCAACGAAGGTGGTGATTTGATGACGGATGAAGAGTTCGAAAAGCTGCTTGATGAGCTGCACGGTGTAGGCAAAGGTCCTTCGCCTGATGAACTAGAAGCAGCAACCAAGCCAGTATCAATGAACGCGGCGCCAGCGCCAGTTGAGCCAGCACCCGTTGTTAAGGCTCCTGTTCCAGCACCTGCGGCGGCTCCAGCAGCACCGCTAGCAAACAGCGAGAAATCGCTACCTGCTGAGAAAAAAGCCACTGCTGTCGCCCCGAAAAAACCGCAAGCAGAAGCGAGCGTGCGCGTTGATACCTCGACACTTGATACCATTATGAACATGGTCGGTGAGCTTGTATTGGTTCGTAACCGTTTGGTTAGCTTAGGTTTAAACAGCAATGACGAAGAAATGTCCAAGGCCGTTTCTAATCTAGATGTGGTCACCGCCGACCTTCAAGGTGCGGTAATGAAAACCCGTATGCAGCCTATCAAGAAAGTCTTCGGTCGTTTCCCGCGCGTGGTTCGCGACTTGGCGCGCAGCCTGAATAAAGACATCGTGCTAGAAATGCAGGGTGAAGATACCGATCTTGATAAAAACCTCGTTGAAGCA
This window of the Vibrio maritimus genome carries:
- the cheY gene encoding chemotaxis response regulator CheY — its product is MKILIVDDFSTMRRIVKNLLRDLGFSNTLEADDGLTALPMLKKGDFDFVVTDWNMPGMQGIDLLRHIRADEELKHLPVLMITAEAKREQIIEAAQAGVNGYIVKPFTAATLKEKLDKIFERL
- the flhA gene encoding flagellar biosynthesis protein FlhA, with amino-acid sequence MKLTLPFADKLPTIPRRALPAIGAPVMVLAALAMIVLPIPAILLDLFFTFNIALAMVVLLVSVYTRRPLDFAAFPTVLLIATLLRLALNVASTRVVLLYGHEGGSAAGNVIEAFGNVVIGGNYAVGLVVFMILMIINFMVVTKGAGRISEVSARFTLDALPGKQMAIDADLNAGLIDQDQARLRRFEVTKEADFYGSMDGASKFVKGDAIAGILILFLNIVGGLSIGMMQYGLGFSEALQIYTLLTIGDGLVAQIPSLLLSIAAAIMVTRQNTDEDMGQQVVFQLFDNPKALTITAGILFVMGIVPGMPHFAFLLLAALAGGGAYWMHRKQKVKEETKNLPAEAGGNSNDPAAPPKELSWDDVHPVDVIGLEVGYRLIPLVDKDQGGELLERVKGVRKKLSQDFGFLIPAVHIRDNLELTPNSYRITLMGVAVGEAEIRPDQELAINPGQVYGLIDGEQTIDPAFGLEAVWIQEAQREHAQALGYTVVDSSTVLATHLSQLLTNNAAQLLGHEEVQNLLEMLGRSAPKLVEDFVPEQLPLGTVVKVLQNLLHEAIPIRDVRTIVQTLAEYSGKSQEPDVLTAAVRIALKRLIVQEINGIEPELPVITLIPELEQILHQTMQASGGESAGIEPGLAERLQASLTQATQEQELKGEAAVLLTSGVLRSTLAKFVKNTIPNLRVLSYQEIPDEKQIRIVQAVGN
- a CDS encoding RNA polymerase sigma factor FliA; its protein translation is MNKALTYDQHANLSGQQAFLEKYSVLVKRIAHHLIGRLPPNVLVEDLIQAGMIGLIEAQKNYDGSKGASFETYAGIRIRGAMLDDIRRGDWVPRSVHKHSRDISQAISALEVELNRDPTDVEVANHLGMGLAQYHKALADINCSRLVGIEDLGVSEDSVSVADEEDNSPFQGVADDAFREALIESIKSLPEREALTLSLYYDEELNLKEIGEVLGVSESRVSQILSQSMQRLRTKLSAWTDNN
- a CDS encoding MinD/ParA family protein → MTNNMIHDQASGLRRLTKPTLTKVISVTGGKGGVGKSNVTLGLAICMARQGKKVMVLDADLGLANVDVMLGIRPKKNLGHVLAGECELKDAIVEGPHGIKIIPATSGTQSMTELSHAQHMGLIRAFGSLEEEMDVLLVDTAAGISDMVVSFSRAAQDVVVVVCDEPTSITDAYALIKLLSREHQVQRFKVVANMVRSYREGRELFTKLTLVTERFLNVSLELVACIPLDDKVRQAVKRQKIVVDAFPRSPAALALSSLANKALMWPIPKVPSGHLEFFVERLLNRTEALEEPFGE
- a CDS encoding protein phosphatase CheZ gives rise to the protein MISLEQAKQLVDLLEQDKQQEANELVMMIQGGSESKVLQEVGALTRDLHDALTEFSYDTRLNEIANDEIPEARDRLEYVINKTEVSANTTMDAVERCLPMADSLHECLTQVRPQWNELMHGRLELQQFKDLCHRIDDLLSQVEGDSTELRTQLTNILMAQDFQDLTGQIIRRVITLVSEVETRLVEILKVFSDEQQPTTTKPKQTISGVEGPIINPHERDDAVASQDEVDDLLSSLGF
- the flhF gene encoding flagellar biosynthesis protein FlhF, whose translation is MRQALLQVKEELGADAVIMSNKKVAGGVEIVAAIDGDTAQPEHRQMGSNALAAPSRTATSGYGRDLKEDVVNLQQKSAASTPSMTDRFANMLKSYRGNEPAEQVKPKATPPDSLSALLERQSERAKAVSDGYQNSDRLQYSQQNRTEQPFRDRQDNGRPSYRSDESYVDNAREVRRPSGQRDGKFGEELEAMKEDMSSIRRLLEHQVSGLMWQEVERREPLRAMLIKRLERMGISPELSDQLACYIPEDTPPQKAWKALLSLVSDQIVISKQDILRQGGIVALLGPTGVGKTTTVAKLAARAAMEYGSDNVALVTTDTYRIGAHEQLSIYGRIMGCPVRVAKDSEELADVLYQLRNRRLVLIDTAGMGQRDVRLSEQLDTLMQESGEIIHSYLVLPATAQRQVLQETLDHFRRIPLSGCIMTKLDESLSLGEFISVVVQNALPVTYIANGQRVPEDIVIAQPKYMVAKANELLEKSTENEPHFWNSDMEGV